A single Crateriforma conspicua DNA region contains:
- a CDS encoding NAD(P)/FAD-dependent oxidoreductase yields the protein MADSIEKTIIIGSGPAGWSAAIYAARANLNPVLYEGTVKPEMIPLGQLAYTTEVENFAGFPAGNIRAFVESAVDKDRHYNLPMVPQGHEKDGQPHYAVQGVELMELMKQQALNFGTKVVSDDIVGVDFNSGGVHTLHTGSGESVKTHTVIVATGARANYLGLPSEEAYKNKGVSACAVCDGALPIYRSKPLAVVGGGDSAVEEATYLANLKNAATIYMIIRRDEMRASKVMQDRAMNHPNIEIKWNRVVDEVLGDGNQVNALRLKSTVDDETENLDVGGLFLAIGHTPNTAFLKDALKMNDEGYLQWTKPFRTNTEVDGVFAAGDVADDYYRQAITSAGTGCMAALDAERYLGEKDV from the coding sequence ATGGCTGACTCCATCGAAAAAACCATCATCATCGGCAGCGGACCGGCCGGCTGGTCGGCCGCCATCTACGCCGCCCGCGCCAACCTGAATCCGGTCTTGTACGAGGGAACGGTCAAGCCGGAAATGATCCCGCTGGGCCAGTTGGCATACACGACGGAAGTCGAAAACTTTGCGGGCTTTCCGGCCGGCAACATCCGTGCATTCGTCGAATCCGCCGTCGACAAGGACCGGCATTACAACTTGCCCATGGTCCCCCAAGGTCACGAAAAAGACGGCCAGCCACACTACGCCGTCCAAGGCGTCGAGCTGATGGAGTTGATGAAACAACAGGCGCTGAATTTCGGCACCAAAGTCGTTTCCGATGACATTGTCGGCGTGGATTTCAACAGCGGCGGCGTCCACACGCTGCACACCGGCAGCGGCGAATCGGTGAAGACGCACACCGTGATCGTGGCGACCGGCGCGCGTGCGAATTACCTGGGTCTGCCCAGCGAAGAAGCCTACAAGAACAAAGGCGTCAGCGCGTGTGCGGTCTGTGACGGCGCTTTGCCGATCTATCGCAGCAAGCCGTTGGCCGTCGTCGGCGGTGGTGATTCCGCGGTGGAAGAGGCCACGTATCTGGCCAACCTGAAGAACGCCGCGACGATCTACATGATCATCCGTCGCGACGAAATGCGCGCCAGCAAGGTGATGCAAGACCGCGCGATGAATCACCCCAACATCGAAATCAAGTGGAACCGTGTCGTCGACGAAGTCTTGGGTGACGGCAACCAAGTCAACGCGTTGCGGCTGAAGAGCACCGTGGATGACGAAACGGAAAACTTGGACGTCGGCGGATTGTTCTTGGCGATCGGCCACACGCCCAACACGGCGTTCCTGAAAGACGCCCTGAAGATGAACGACGAAGGCTATCTGCAGTGGACCAAACCGTTCCGGACCAACACCGAAGTCGACGGGGTATTCGCCGCCGGTGACGTTGCCGACGATTATTACCGTCAAGCGATCACATCAGCCGGCACCGGGTGCATGGCCGCATTGGACGCCGAACGCTACCTGGGCGAAAAAGACGTGTGA
- a CDS encoding divalent metal cation transporter — protein MSEQASTSQAAVSEEMKAEIAELERLNGLPFASSALGYIKRTGPGLLQSAMTLGAGSAAASVIAGASFGYKLLWVQPVAMFLGVMMLGALSNVVLTTGERPYKSFGREIGKWLVVLWALGTIMSSIIWHFPQYGLAASAARDLGALQEIVSIPPEITAASSVVDEAMKTNDPAVIDQAKANLSKVTSESTPLGLGFTPAGLAISFGIGILILCINIVTTFNYGGDSKGVRIYEWFLRGCIALVVVMFGIVVVAKIDVVAAESGEILKGFIGWYGIPNLWNVDGSLNNSTVTQVLGMLGAAVGINMTFLYPYSLLKKGWGVHHKKLARWDLGMTMFLPFVLVTSLVIIAMKVGGVYDGADVVNTTIRPLGAAKALGGVLGENAGRVIFDLGLIGMTCGAISTHMVVCGFTFCEMLGLEQTKKRFRLFALTPAIGILGVVATLPIWFPVAASAVCFTMLPIAYLTFLIMNNKRSYIGDAVGSGFPRLLFNTILVIALAVATIGSGIKIYGNVIKKIMPAKEPAAELVVPVDSRAC, from the coding sequence ATGTCAGAACAAGCAAGCACATCCCAAGCAGCCGTTTCGGAAGAAATGAAAGCTGAGATCGCTGAGCTCGAACGTCTCAACGGGCTGCCCTTTGCATCTTCGGCGTTGGGCTACATCAAACGCACCGGCCCCGGGTTGCTGCAAAGTGCCATGACATTGGGCGCCGGCAGTGCCGCGGCATCGGTGATCGCCGGTGCATCGTTTGGATACAAGCTGTTGTGGGTCCAGCCGGTTGCGATGTTCTTGGGCGTCATGATGCTCGGTGCACTCAGCAACGTGGTTTTGACCACGGGTGAACGACCCTACAAATCGTTCGGACGCGAGATCGGAAAATGGCTGGTCGTCCTGTGGGCACTGGGCACGATCATGTCGTCGATCATTTGGCACTTTCCGCAATATGGTCTGGCCGCCAGTGCGGCGCGTGACCTGGGTGCGTTGCAGGAAATCGTCAGCATCCCGCCGGAGATCACCGCGGCCAGCAGTGTCGTCGACGAGGCGATGAAGACGAATGATCCCGCGGTCATTGACCAGGCCAAAGCGAACCTTAGCAAGGTCACCAGCGAAAGCACGCCCTTGGGACTGGGATTCACCCCAGCCGGCTTGGCGATCAGTTTCGGGATCGGGATTTTGATCCTCTGCATCAACATCGTGACCACGTTCAACTACGGCGGTGATTCCAAAGGCGTTCGAATTTACGAATGGTTTCTACGCGGCTGCATTGCCTTGGTCGTCGTGATGTTCGGAATCGTGGTGGTCGCCAAAATTGATGTCGTGGCGGCCGAGTCGGGGGAGATCCTCAAAGGCTTCATCGGCTGGTACGGAATCCCGAACCTGTGGAACGTCGATGGTTCACTGAACAACAGCACGGTCACTCAAGTACTGGGGATGCTTGGTGCCGCGGTCGGTATCAACATGACGTTCCTGTATCCGTACTCGCTGCTGAAAAAGGGTTGGGGCGTTCACCACAAAAAGCTCGCCCGCTGGGATTTAGGCATGACGATGTTCTTGCCCTTCGTGCTGGTGACCTCGCTGGTGATCATCGCGATGAAGGTCGGCGGAGTTTACGACGGCGCGGATGTCGTCAACACAACGATTCGCCCGCTGGGTGCGGCCAAGGCGCTCGGTGGTGTGCTTGGCGAAAACGCCGGCCGCGTGATCTTCGACTTGGGTTTGATCGGGATGACCTGCGGGGCGATCAGCACTCACATGGTCGTTTGTGGGTTCACGTTCTGTGAAATGCTGGGATTGGAACAAACCAAAAAGCGTTTCCGATTGTTCGCCCTGACTCCCGCCATCGGCATCCTGGGCGTCGTGGCGACGTTGCCGATTTGGTTCCCGGTCGCGGCATCGGCGGTTTGCTTCACGATGCTGCCGATCGCTTACCTGACGTTCTTGATCATGAACAACAAACGCAGCTACATCGGCGACGCCGTTGGCAGTGGGTTCCCGCGATTGCTGTTCAATACCATCCTGGTGATCGCGCTGGCGGTGGCCACCATCGGATCGGGGATCAAGATCTACGGCAACGTGATCAAGAAGATCATGCCGGCCAAAGAGCCCGCGGCCGAACTGGTGGTGCCGGTCGATTCGAGGGCCTGTTAA
- a CDS encoding carbon starvation CstA family protein yields the protein MSTLIVAVASMLGFLVAYHTYGRWLARKLFALTDDAVMPSEELRDDVDYVPTRRSIVFGHHFTSIAGTGPIVGPALAVFWGWLPALLWVVFGSILIGGVHDLSALVISIRNKGQSIGQAAGRLVSPRAKILFLTVLAMALSVVLAIFGLVIAVIFALYPESVLSVWIAMPVAVMIGWWVYRRGGGLLLPSLIGLTLLYLAVYVGAYLMPVDLAGILPADAKYLNPVVVWTVILLAYAYVASVLPVWLLLQPRDYINSLQLFLALALIVIGVGVASTTGAADLTQSAPAIAKEIPADAPPILPFLFITIACGACSGFHCLVSSGTTSKQLEKAGDAQAVGYGGMLLEGMLAVIVILACCAGVGMGKVTRTVGDDGIASFSRQAATGQQAWRDYYRTGADGDPNAGWKKQDLSKKLAAFIDGGANFLTAVGLPLKLGVALMATLVACFAATTLDTATRLQRYVISELALSARAPALANKYVATAIAVIVGLSIAVFAGDQPGKGGLILWPLFGATNQLLAGLALMVALFYLSRRSKPLAAILFPMIVMMLMPAWAITYDLYWNWIPSGSTVLVIFGVVILGLQVWMAVEGVLLWRRCRGVLEPPPEMPAGRVAPLRENVAVAQN from the coding sequence ATGAGCACCCTGATTGTCGCCGTCGCTTCGATGCTGGGCTTTCTGGTCGCCTATCACACCTACGGTCGCTGGTTGGCGCGAAAGCTGTTCGCCCTGACCGACGACGCGGTGATGCCCAGCGAAGAATTGCGTGACGATGTCGATTACGTTCCCACCCGGCGGAGCATCGTTTTTGGACACCACTTCACCAGCATCGCGGGAACCGGCCCCATCGTCGGCCCGGCGTTGGCCGTGTTTTGGGGGTGGTTGCCGGCGTTGTTGTGGGTCGTGTTCGGGTCGATCCTGATCGGCGGCGTCCACGATTTGTCGGCTCTGGTGATCAGCATCCGCAACAAGGGCCAGTCGATCGGCCAAGCGGCGGGGCGTTTGGTGTCGCCGCGGGCAAAGATTCTGTTTCTGACCGTCCTGGCGATGGCTTTGTCGGTCGTCCTGGCGATCTTTGGTTTGGTCATCGCCGTGATCTTTGCGTTGTATCCCGAATCGGTGTTAAGCGTATGGATCGCGATGCCCGTGGCGGTGATGATCGGATGGTGGGTGTACCGTCGTGGCGGCGGATTGTTGTTGCCCAGCCTTATCGGTCTGACGTTGCTGTATTTGGCGGTCTATGTCGGGGCGTACCTCATGCCGGTGGATCTGGCCGGGATTTTGCCCGCCGATGCGAAGTACCTGAATCCGGTCGTCGTTTGGACGGTCATCTTGTTGGCCTATGCCTACGTCGCGTCGGTGTTGCCGGTCTGGTTGTTGTTGCAACCGCGTGACTACATCAACAGTCTGCAATTGTTTTTGGCGCTCGCATTGATCGTCATCGGCGTGGGCGTGGCATCGACCACCGGCGCGGCCGACCTGACGCAGTCCGCACCGGCAATCGCCAAAGAAATCCCGGCCGACGCACCGCCGATCTTGCCGTTCCTGTTCATCACGATCGCGTGTGGCGCCTGCAGCGGGTTTCATTGTCTGGTCAGCAGTGGAACGACCAGCAAGCAGTTGGAAAAGGCCGGCGACGCCCAAGCGGTCGGCTATGGCGGCATGTTGTTGGAAGGCATGTTGGCGGTGATCGTGATCCTGGCCTGTTGTGCCGGCGTGGGAATGGGCAAAGTCACGCGGACCGTCGGCGACGACGGCATTGCCTCGTTCAGCCGTCAAGCGGCGACGGGCCAACAGGCGTGGCGCGACTATTACCGCACGGGAGCCGATGGTGATCCCAACGCGGGATGGAAAAAGCAGGACTTGTCGAAAAAGTTGGCCGCGTTTATCGACGGCGGTGCGAACTTTTTGACCGCCGTTGGATTGCCGCTGAAGCTGGGCGTGGCGTTGATGGCGACGCTGGTGGCCTGTTTCGCGGCCACCACGCTGGACACCGCGACTCGGCTGCAACGGTATGTCATCAGCGAATTGGCACTCAGTGCTCGCGCACCAGCCCTGGCCAACAAATACGTGGCGACGGCCATCGCGGTGATCGTGGGGCTGTCGATCGCCGTTTTCGCCGGCGATCAACCGGGCAAGGGCGGTTTGATTCTGTGGCCGTTGTTCGGTGCGACCAACCAGTTGCTTGCCGGGCTGGCGCTGATGGTCGCGTTGTTCTATCTATCACGACGCAGCAAACCGTTGGCGGCGATTCTGTTTCCGATGATCGTAATGATGCTGATGCCGGCCTGGGCGATCACCTATGACTTGTATTGGAACTGGATCCCGTCGGGTTCCACGGTGTTGGTGATTTTCGGCGTCGTCATTCTGGGATTGCAAGTTTGGATGGCGGTCGAAGGCGTGTTGTTGTGGCGACGTTGCCGCGGGGTTTTGGAACCACCGCCGGAGATGCCCGCTGGTCGCGTCGCCCCGCTTCGCGAAAACGTCGCGGTCGCGCAGAATTAG